One Nerophis lumbriciformis linkage group LG21, RoL_Nlum_v2.1, whole genome shotgun sequence DNA segment encodes these proteins:
- the LOC140679687 gene encoding lectin BRA-3-like isoform X1, with protein sequence MAFSLRVFFLLCGIGGVFGECPANWTEFEPNCYIYQNVPKSFEEAKTACTALDPAAYLVSISIDEENTKVKDLITSADPWIGLKYTATGGTFVWTVGSTTDPLLSFADELPNGKEDCVYIKQTDGMWHAADCNLLKPYVCKRPDPKSATQE encoded by the exons ATGGCATTTTCTCTTCGCGTCTTCTTCCTCCTGTGTGGAATCGGTGGAGTGTTTG GTGAGTGTCCTGCTAACTGGACTGAATTTGAACCAAACTGTTACATCTACCAAAATGTTCCCAAGTCTTTTGAGGAAGCAAAG ACTGCCTGCACCGCTCTTGATCCTGCAGCCTACCTGGTGTCCATCTCCATTGATGAAGAAAACACAAAAGTTAAAGATCTGATTACCAGCGCAGACCCCTGGATAGGACTCAAATACACTGCCACG GGTGGTACCTTTGTTTGGACTGTTGGATCCACAACCGATCCCCTCCTATCCTTTGCCGACGAACTGCCGAATGGAAAGGAAGACTGTGTGTACATTAAACAAACTG ATGGAATGTGGCACGCTGCCGACTGCAATTTGCTGAAGCCATATGTTTGCAAGAGACCAGATCCTAAATCTGCAACACAGGAGTAA